TACAGGAGAAGACGTTCCAGGAAACAAAAGAGAAAACATATTATGCTAAAGGGGAATGGAAGAAAGATTAATATATCAGGACATTACTGGAAGGGGTGCAGAAAATGAAAATACATGGGCCAAATCCAACAAATTTTAATCCATATAAACAGGCTTTTAACAATAAACAAGCGGCGGAATCAGAAGCTTCCAAGAAAGATAGTATTGAAATATCGAATGAAGCAAAGAAATTACAGAAGCAGGGTCAGCCAAATGAAGCACGGGCTGCGTATGTAAATGAAATAAAGCAGAAGATTGAGAATAACCAATATGAAATAAACTATGACAAGGTTGCTCAGAAAATGCATGATTTTTGGACTGGTAAATAGTGCATACAGTCAAAGGAGGAAAATGGGTGAGCATGCAGTTGATTCACGCAATAAATGATTTAACGGCTACGCATACAGATTTGCTGATGTTATCGAAACAAAAAACAGAAGCTTTAACAAATAATAATTTGGATGCATTTCAAGGCCTGCTTGTACAAGAACGGAACCTGATCCGCCAGCTGGAAAAGCAGGAGGAAAAAAGACAAGAGATGTCAGAAGCATGGAATGAAGAGCAGTCTCATCCGGCAGAAACATTAACGATTACAGAGATTCTGAAACGGTTAGATGGAGAAGAACAGAAAAGCTTGGAAAAAGCTGCGGTTGCATTAACGGATACCATTACTGCATTGAAGAGACAAGAACAGTTAAATAAGACCTTATTGGAGGAATCCATGAAGTTTGTGCAGCTTTCGATGGAATTAGTGAATCCAACCATCCAATCGATGAATTATGGGGCGGCTTCTTCCGAAAAGATGTCTGGCCGTTCTTTGTTTGATTCGAAAGCATAGAAAAAGGGGAGAAGAATGAAATGAGCACGTTCCGAGGATTAGAAATGTCACGTCAAGCATTGAGTACACAACAAAGTGCTCTATATACAACCGGACATAATATCTCCAACGCCAACACACCTGGATATTCCAGACAACGGGTTAATATGCAGGCAATGAATGCATATCCGACACCAGGAATGAATAGTCCGAATCTGCCTGGGCAGGTAGGAACCGGAGTTGAGGCTGGATCAGTACAGCGGCTCCGTAATCAGTTCTTAGATACACAATTCCGGGCGGAGAATGCATCGGTAGGTTACTGGTCTGAACGATCAGAGGCGTTATCAAGAATGGAAAACTTATTAAATGAGCCGAGTGATACAGGTATTGAAGCAGCCACGAGCGATTTTTGGAGTTCGCTGCAGGAAGCAGCTGCCAATCCAGAACAGAATGGTGCCCGAGCCGTTGTACTGCAAAGTGGCGGTGCATTGGCAGACACGTTTAATCACCTGTCTTCTTCCATGAATGATATTCGATCTGATTTACAAACAGAGACAGAGAATACGATTAATCAGGCAAATGATATGATCAAAGGTCTGGATGAGATAAATACGCAGATTAAAAAGCTTGAAACGCACGGATATAATGCGAACGACTTATATGATAAGCGCGATAATATGTTAGACGATTTGTCAGGAATCGTGAATATCGAAGTGGAATACGACGACAGTCATATCCCTCAAGGAAAACAAGGGGATGGTACCGCAACGGTAAAGGTAAAAGATGAAGAAGGCAATGCGTTGGCCACTTTAGTGAACGGTGTAACGGGAGAAACCAATGAAATTGACGACCCGGTTTATACAAAAATAGATGGAATGACCGTATTTGAAAGCATCTCCGTAAATGGTATGGATATTACATCTTCCCAGGGGACGATTCAAAGTTATGTACATACTTCAGGTTATGCTGAAGACGGAGAAGTAAAAGGTGATTTTCCAGAAATGCTGGAGAAGCTGGATAACCTTGCTTATGCGATTAGTAAAAGTTTTAATGAGGTGCATCAGGAGGGTGGTACAGAGGTTCCGTTCTTTAACGAATTAGCAGATTCTAAAGGGGCTGCCGGAGCGATGGAAGTTATTTTGGAAGATCCCCAGGATATTGTTGTATCGTCTAATGGAAATGCAGGAAGCGGGGATTTAGCAAGTGAGCTGGCTGACATTTTCACGAACCCGAATGGTGAACTGGACGATGTGTCTGTGAACGGTTATCTGGAATCAATGATTGGTGAGATTGGTGTGGATGCCAACCATGCCAACACGATGCTGGATAGTACCGCAACATTACAGCATCAAGTGAATAACCAGCGCCAGTCAATCAGTGCTGTATCCTTAGATGAAGAAATGACGAATATGGTTAAATTCCAGCATGCTTATAATGCTGCTGCTCGCGGTATGACAGCGATGGATGAGCTGATAGATACCGTTATCAACCGAATGGGATTAGTAGGAAGGTAGGTTAAAAAAATGCGTGTTACTCAAAGTATGCTTTCCAATAATTTATTACGAAATTTGACAAATAGCAGTACACAAATGAATCAATACATGGATCAGTTGTACTCTGGAAAAAAGATATCCAAGCCTTCTGATGATCCGATGGTTGCGATGAAAGGTGTTTCGTACCGTTCTGAGTTATCCAGAATTGAACAATTTGAACGCAATACGTCAGAAGCAAATAGCAGGCTGGATAATACAGATGCAGCCATTGACCAGGCAAACAACGCAGTACAGCGGTTAAGAGAACTGGCTGTCAAGGCGAGTAACGGGACGAATAGCAGTGATGAATACCAGAGTATTGTGGAAGAAGCAAAACAATTAGAAGAGCATCTGGTGGATATTGCGAACACAAACGTGAATGGGAAATATATTTTTAATGGCACTAACTCGGATACGCCGCCAGTTTCCATCGATGAGAATGGAGAAGTGACATCCGATTTTACGGATGATGATGTACAGATTGAGGTTTCAAGCGGCATCAACGTTAAAACGAATATGAATGGGTCAACGGTTTTTGGCGAAGCGGGCGAACTATTTGATACGGTGGGTAAATTCATCGATAACCTGGAAGCGGAAGAAAATATAGAGGACAGTATTGGCGAGTTGGAGACTTCCATTAATGGTGTTCTTGATTCCCGTGCAGAAATCGGTGCTCGTATGAATCGTCTGGAGCTTGTTGAAAATCGTCTCGCCGATCAAAAAATCGTAACGACAGAGACTTTATCCGATAATGAGGACGTTGATTTTGCAGAAGCCATTACGAATTTGATGACGCAGGAAAGTTTACATCGGGCTGCGCTTTCAGCGGGCTCCCGAATCATTCAGCCTTCTTTGGTTGACTTTTTACGTTAATGTCAAAACGTATCTGACTAAGGAAGGATATGCCGTCTTTGATGTATTTCTCATGAAAGAAGATGTTCAAAAAGTCCAATAAAAATGACACGGCGAATTTCTACGTTGACTAGCAAATTCCAATACTCACGTATTAGGGCATACGCTCCGTTTGGAATTTGCTAGTCGCCTTGAACTTCCGACGCACAGGACGTGCTAGTGTCGGTGTTGCGACAGGACGTCGCGTTCTTAACCGACTTGGTCCTATTTATCGGACTTTTTGAACACGCACTAAAAAGGTATAGGTACCATTCATACACCCTGCCCATTATGTTGTCTGCGGTGGGGTGTTTTTAAAAAGATGATAGCGAGGGAATGGCGATGGATTTTCCGCAAATTAGCATGCATTCGCAGCAGGCGAAAATACAAATACAATCTGAACCGGCGCAATTACATATGTCACAGCCTTCCGGCGATTTAACCATCAGACAGCCTGCAGCAGACATCACCATGCGAACCAGCCCCGGGAGATTAAACATTGATCAGAGCCAGGCTTGGGAAGACATGAATTTATTAAGTGCGAAACAAAGTATTGCCAAAAATGCACAGGATGGTAAGCAGGCAGCACTGCAAGGAACTGCACGGAGAGCACGTCAAGGAGATGCGCTCATGCGGATTGAAAATGATACCAATCCCATTAAATCACAAGCGATGGAAAATGGTTTTTCCCATCCAAAACAATTAGGGTTAACATTTATTCCTTCTCCTTTTGCTGTAGAGACATCTTATGAGCCGGGAGAATTGGACATTCAAGTGCAGGTGAATGAACCAGTTATTGAAGGAAACATAAATAAACCGATGATGCAATATACACCAGGAAGCGTCGAAACTTCTCTTGCGCAGCATCCGAATTTAACAATCGAAGTAGTCAATACGAAAATATAAGGAGTGTGCACCATGAAAATAACATCTGCCTATCTGGGTGAAATAGAAATTGATACGTCTAAAATAATTACCTTTCCGTCCGGAATCCCTGGATTTTCAGAAGCCAGGCAATTTGTATTGCTGGAATTTCCGGATAATCACATTTTTCATATTTTACAATCGGTAGATGATGCCAGTTTAGCTTTTATCATCACTGACCCCTATTATTTTTATCAAGATTATACGTTTGAGCTGGAGCCTTCTGCTATTGAACGTTTACATATAGAAGACCGCAATGATGTAGCGATTTATACCATCGTCACAGTAAATAAACCTTTTACAGACAGTACCATTAACCTGAAAGCGCCCATTGTGATTCACGTGAAAGAAAATCTGGCGAAACAGGTTGTTCTTCAACAGGACGATTATTCATCCAGAGCTTCCATTAACCAGCCTTCTCATGAAAAGGAGGGGAAATAATGCTTGTACTTTCCAGAAAAAGAAATGAAGCGATTCAAATCGGTGAAGACATTGAAGTCGAAGTCATTGCCATTGAAGGAGACCAGGTCAAGCTGGGGATTCGTGCACCTAAATCAGTGGATATCTATCGTCAGGAGATTTATGTAGATGTGAAAAACCAAAACAATCAGGCGGCACAAATCGATCAAAACCTCTTAGACTTTTTGAAAGGAAAGGAACTGTAATGCAGATGGCTTCTTTTTGGAGAAATGTTTTTCATTGTATTTAGCGCTTCATAATTTACAAAAGAAGCCGATATAAAAGATAAACAGTAAGGAGTGTAACCTGATGGTTGTTAATAAAACTGGAGTTCCAAATACTTCATTTATTCCTCATTCCATTAACACCGTTACATCATCCGCTGCTTTTGAATCTGACACAAAAGGCAAAGACACAGCTATGAAAGAAGAAAACAGAGCAGTGAGCAGAGCACAAGTTGAACAAGTCATAGAGAAGATGAATGATTTTTTAAAGCCGGTCAGAAGAAATATCAAATTTGAAATGCACGAAAAACTGGAAAAGTATTACGTTACAGTTGTCGATGCTGATAAAGAAGAAGTTATACGTGAAATTCCTCCAAAGAAGATGTTGGATATGTATGCAGAAATGGCTGATTTCATGGGACTGTTAGTCAATAAAAGGATATAGAGGTGAAGAATAATGCGAATTGGCGGTTTAGCGAGTGGTATTGATACAGACTCAATGGTTAAAGATTTAATGGACGCAGAAAGAATTCCGCTTGATAAATTACACCAAGACCGGACAAAGTTGGAGTGGAAACGCGATGCTTTCCGGGATGTGAATAAATTGTTGGCCGATTTTGATCGAAATAAGATTTTTGATATGAAAATGAGTGATACGTTTAATTCAAAAATAATTTCATCTACACAGGAAGATGCGGTAATTGCCACAGGAAGCGCCGGGGCAGACAGCGGGACATATCGGATTGAAGTAGGGGAATTGGCGACTTCTGCGATTAATGTTGGGGAACCTGAAGAAGGATTTGACCCAGAAGAACCTCTGAATTTGGATGGTCCGATTACATTTAGAACGTATGGAAAAGATGCTTCATATGGAGAAGAAGATGGTGAGGGAAGATTCTTCAAAGAACATCGATATGAAATGGAAGAGGGCGATACCCTTTCGGATGTTATCAGACGGATTAATGACGATGCGGATGCTCCTGTTCGGATGACTTATGATCAAAATTCCGATACAGCGATTTTAGAAGCTACCAGAACGGGTGTTTATAATGAAGACGGGGCGGAAGTTGACTTTAGCATGGACGATAGCGGCTTGTTTACAGCACTAGGTTTAAATGTAGAAGATGAAGAAGGCGCCCAAAATGCTGAATTCACCTATAACGGCGCTTATACAGTTGAATCCCAAGATAACCATTATGAGCTGAATGGTGTTACCTTCCAATTTTTAAATGAAACGAACGGAGAGGCATCTTTAAACGTAACGAGCGATATTGATCATACGGTTGAAAAAATCACAGCATTTGTGGAATCGTATAATGAAATTGTTGATGAAATAAATGGGTCGCAACGTGAAGAAGTTTTTCGTGATTATCCGCCATTAACCGATGAGCAGAAATCGGACATGAGCGAACGAGAAATTGAACTTTGGGAAGAACAGGCAAAAAGCGGAATGCTCCGAGGAGAGGCTTCTTTATCAAATGGCTTAACCAGCATGCGTTCCAGCTGGTATGGAACGGTGCAAAATGAAGGAGCTTTTACTTCGTTAACCGAAGTAGGAATTGAAACGTCCGCTGACTATATGAATGGTGGAAAGCTCGTTATCGATGAAGAAAGTCTTCGAGAGGCATTGGCTGAAGATGCAGAAAGTGTCCAAAAACTCTTCGTAAATAATGAAGAAGGAGAAGGAAGAGGTTTAATTAACCGTCTGGAGGATTCCGTAGAAAGTACCATCAGCCAAATCAATCAGCGTGCTGGTACAGAAAACAACATGACTTTAGATGGTTATGCGATAGGAAAGCGGATGGAGGATATAAATAGCCGTATTGAGAATTTTGAACGCCGCCTGGAGAGTGTAGAAGCACGTTATTGGAAGCAATTCTCGGAGATGGAGCGTGCTATTTCGAATATGAACCAGCAATCCAGTATGCTAATGTCGAATTTCTCTTCCGGAATGGAACAATAAAAAGAGGGGGTGACCCGGTATGAGTAGCAATAAAGCATATCAAGCTTACCAAAACAATGCTGTCAACACAGCTTCCGGCGGTGAATTGACTTTAATGCTCTATAACGGTTGTATTAAATTTATAAAACAAGCCATGAAAGACTTGGATAATAAAGATTTTGCTGCCAAAAATACAAATATCCAGAAAGCGCAAAAAATCATTAATGAACTAATAGTAACGCTTGATATGGAGATGGAGATTTCTCAACAAATTCTCCCATTATATGACTATATCCATAACCTGTTAAAAGAAGCAAATATAAAGAATGATATAGAGAAACTGGAAGAAGCGCTCGGTTACACCGAAGAATTCCGTGATGTCTGGAAGCAGGTTATTCTAAAGGACCGTCAGCAAAAATACAAACAAGGTGCTTCCATCTGATGAACCGAATACGCCCTATCCACCAAATAACAGAAAGCATGCAGCAGCTATTACTGCGGGACATCACCTCTCATAACCGTGAAGAAGTTATCGGTGTATTACAGAAGAAAATAGAGAAGAGAGGGAAACTGCTTGAAACGATAGCTCCTCCTTATACAGAAGAGGAAGAAAAACTGGGAACTACGGTTGTCCAGATGAACCAGCATATCGAACAGCAGATGGAGCAGTTGTTCACTGCATTAAAAAATGAAATGAAACAGGTACAACAGCAAAAAAAATCGACAACAAGTTACGTTAACCCTTATAAAAATGTACAAAATACGGATGGTATGTTTTTAGATAAAAAAAAGTAGAGAGGAAGGAGAACGATATTCCTTTCTCTTTTTAGTGTTAATAGAAAACATCCCCCTTTCTAATCCTTGCGTATAAGGAGATGAAGTAATTTAATAGAAAACGTTTACGAAAAAAAGGGGTTTAGACAAGAGAAGTTTGTGAAATAGTGTTATAATAGATTTATAAAAGTAAAGAAGGAGGACACTTACATGAAATTTAATATCAGAGGCGAGAATATTGAGGTTACAAACGCTATTCGGGAATATGTTGAGAAGAAAATCAGCAAATTGGAAAGATACTTTGATACCCCTCCGACTAGCGATGTGCATGTGAATTTAAGTGTCTATAATGATGAACAGCGCATTGAGGTTACTATCCCAATGACAAATCTCTTACTGCGTGCAGAAGTACAGCATATTGATTTATACGCTGCTGTAGACTTAGCCGTAGATAAATTAGAAAGACAAATACGCAAACATAAAACAAAAATTAACCGTAAATTTAGACAAAATGGAGCACCTAAGCATGCTTTTGCTGAATTAGAAAGAGAAGCGAAACAGGCAGCTGAAGAACCTGAAAATCAGATTGAACTGGTTCGTACCAAACGGTTTAATCTGAAACCAATGGATTCTGAAGAAGCTATTCTGCAAATGGATATGCTGGGACACAGCTTCTTTGTATTTACCAACGATGATTCCGGCGAAACCAATGTGGTTTATAAACGCCGTGATGGAAAATACGGTTTAATTGAACCGCATGTATAAATCGAAATAGAAAAATAGTTTCGTAGAAAAAACAGTCTGCTGCTTCTGTCATAGAGGCAGCAGACTGTTTTAATTTTTATACGAATAATAAGGGGATAGAGGAAAACGTAATAAATTGTCTCTATATAATAAAATTTTTGTTAAAAAGCATCAATTTTCAATTTTTAGTATTATTTTTGACAAGAAAATCATTTTTATACTTTAAAAATTGAATTTCTCCCGGGAGAAAATGCAATTTTAGCAAATAAAAATTCAATTTTGTCGATTCGCGGGGAAAGACAACCTATGATATAAATGGTTTAGAAAGAAAAAAGGAGGCGGTCAAATGCAGTATATGAACCAGCAATTGTTGAATGAGCTTGAACAACGGGTGAGACAGCAGGAACAGACAATTCAACAATTATTACGTTTTATAGCTAACCTCAATAAAAATGTTGCACAACTATCCTCAAAACAAAAAGAAAAAATATAAAGTAGTATAACCAAGAATGGTACTACTCTCCGAAAAAACTCCCTCGCAAGATTGCCTCATTGTAGAACTGGAATAATCGTTTCAGTTCTTTTTTTTATAACTCAACTTTGTGGTTGGCCTGCGCTCTAATAGGATTCTACAGCGGATGGAAGAAATAAAATCTTTTGCCATGCGCTAAAAAAACGTGTTCTGTCTGATTGAACTTTTATTGGTTCAGCAATTTTAACCGCATAGAATATCCTACTAGCGGAGGCGGACCGTTTTGACTCCTGAGGGATCAGCACCATCTGAAGAGCGTGCCCTTAGGCAGACTAAGACCGCAACGTCCTGGGTTGGGACTGCGCTTACTCGCCCCACCGAAAACATTTGTACGTCGGAAAGCAAAACGGTCCGCCGCAGCGGTCGTCTTACACTTTACTTTCTCATCTTTGTCAACAGATGTATGCAAGAAACGATCAACTTCTGTTCCTTTGGAAAGGAAGTCACTTTTAAGAGCGCGAAAGTTGAATTATTAATAAAAAAAGTCTAGAGATTCTTTTAGTGATCCAGAGGAAACACTATCAAAAACGACACAAACGATGTAAGTTGTCATAACGGTTTAGGAAGTGTTATGATACTATTATTGACGATTACCTATAAGAAATGATAAAGGTACTAACGATGATATCTTTACCTTTGAAAAGTAATATAAAAGCTAGTAACTTTTTAAAGACGCGCTTTAAACAATGGTAAATCATATATATGAATGACGCTGGAATGTAGTCCGGTAAGTAACAAAAGTTTCAAATAACTGAGGAGCGTTTATAATGGCAGGATTATTAACGAAGATTTTTGGTGATGGAAACCAAAAATTAGTGAAGCGTATTGAAAAACAGGTGGACAAGATTGAGGCATTAGAGCCAGAAGTGGAAAAGCTTTCAGATAAAGATTTGCAGCATAAAACAGAAGAATTCAAAGAGCGAATTGCAAATGGAGAAGAATTGGACGATTTACTGACTGAAGCATATGCGGTTGTCCGTGAAGCTTCTAAACGTGTACTCGGAATGCGTCCTTTCCGAACACAATTAATTGGCGCAATCGCGCTGCATAACGGTAATATAGCTGAAATGAAAACAGGGGAAGGAAAAACGTTGGCTTCAACCATGCCAGCGTATCTTAATGCATTGTCCGGAGAGGGCGTGCATATTATTACGGTTAATGATTACTTAGCAGATCGTGATGCGAAAGTAAATGGGGAACTATTCGGCTTTTTAGGGTTAACAGTCGGTTTAAATCACAACGGTCTTCCTAAGGAAGAAAAACGTTTAGCATATCAGGCTGACATCACTTACGGAACAAACAATGAATTTGGTTTTGATTATTTAAGAGACAACATGGTGCTGTATAAAGAGCAGATGGTACAGCGTTCATTGAATTATGGCATCATTGATGAGGTTGACTCGATTTTAATTGATGAGGCTCGTACACCGTTGATTATTTCCGGTTCGGCCAAAAAATCTGCATCGCTTTATCAGCAGGCGGATCGATTTGTACGTACGCTGCAAAAAGAATCAGATTATACTTTTGATGAAAAAACAAAGGCAGTACAATTAACGGAACAAGGAATTGATAAAGCAGAGAAATTCTTTCAAATTGAAAACTTGTTTGATTTATCACATGTTTCCTTAACCCACCACGTTAATCAGGCTTTAAAAGCGCATGTATCGATGCATAGTGACACAGATTATATGGTGGAAGAAGGGGAAGTCATTATCATTGATCAGTTTACCGGACGTAAAATGAAGGGACGCCGGTACAGTGACGGGTTGCATCAGGCGATAGAAGCCAAAGAAGGATTGCAGATTCAAAATGAAAGTATGACACTTGCTTCTATCACCTTCCAGAACTATTTCCGGATGTATAATAAATTATCTGGAATGACAGGTACAGCCAAAACAGAGGAAGAGGAATTCCGGAGCATTTATAATATGGATGTTATTGCTATCCCTACGAATGAACCTATTCAAAGAGATGACAAAGCAGATCAGATTTATAAAACAATGGATGGCAAGTTTAAATCTGTTGTAAGTAATATTAAAGAACGTCATGAAGCCGGTCAGCCAGTTCTTGTCGGTACTGTAGCTGTAGAAACTTCCGAATTGATTTCACAGATGTTAAAACGGGCAGGCGTTAAACATGAAGTGTTAAACGCGAAAAACCATTTTCGTGAAGCGGAAATTATTGAGAA
The nucleotide sequence above comes from Oceanobacillus timonensis. Encoded proteins:
- the flgM gene encoding flagellar biosynthesis anti-sigma factor FlgM, whose amino-acid sequence is MKIHGPNPTNFNPYKQAFNNKQAAESEASKKDSIEISNEAKKLQKQGQPNEARAAYVNEIKQKIENNQYEINYDKVAQKMHDFWTGK
- a CDS encoding flagellar protein FlgN, with translation MQLIHAINDLTATHTDLLMLSKQKTEALTNNNLDAFQGLLVQERNLIRQLEKQEEKRQEMSEAWNEEQSHPAETLTITEILKRLDGEEQKSLEKAAVALTDTITALKRQEQLNKTLLEESMKFVQLSMELVNPTIQSMNYGAASSEKMSGRSLFDSKA
- the flgK gene encoding flagellar hook-associated protein FlgK, coding for MSTFRGLEMSRQALSTQQSALYTTGHNISNANTPGYSRQRVNMQAMNAYPTPGMNSPNLPGQVGTGVEAGSVQRLRNQFLDTQFRAENASVGYWSERSEALSRMENLLNEPSDTGIEAATSDFWSSLQEAAANPEQNGARAVVLQSGGALADTFNHLSSSMNDIRSDLQTETENTINQANDMIKGLDEINTQIKKLETHGYNANDLYDKRDNMLDDLSGIVNIEVEYDDSHIPQGKQGDGTATVKVKDEEGNALATLVNGVTGETNEIDDPVYTKIDGMTVFESISVNGMDITSSQGTIQSYVHTSGYAEDGEVKGDFPEMLEKLDNLAYAISKSFNEVHQEGGTEVPFFNELADSKGAAGAMEVILEDPQDIVVSSNGNAGSGDLASELADIFTNPNGELDDVSVNGYLESMIGEIGVDANHANTMLDSTATLQHQVNNQRQSISAVSLDEEMTNMVKFQHAYNAAARGMTAMDELIDTVINRMGLVGR
- the flgL gene encoding flagellar hook-associated protein FlgL, translated to MRVTQSMLSNNLLRNLTNSSTQMNQYMDQLYSGKKISKPSDDPMVAMKGVSYRSELSRIEQFERNTSEANSRLDNTDAAIDQANNAVQRLRELAVKASNGTNSSDEYQSIVEEAKQLEEHLVDIANTNVNGKYIFNGTNSDTPPVSIDENGEVTSDFTDDDVQIEVSSGINVKTNMNGSTVFGEAGELFDTVGKFIDNLEAEENIEDSIGELETSINGVLDSRAEIGARMNRLELVENRLADQKIVTTETLSDNEDVDFAEAITNLMTQESLHRAALSAGSRIIQPSLVDFLR
- a CDS encoding DUF6470 family protein; translation: MDFPQISMHSQQAKIQIQSEPAQLHMSQPSGDLTIRQPAADITMRTSPGRLNIDQSQAWEDMNLLSAKQSIAKNAQDGKQAALQGTARRARQGDALMRIENDTNPIKSQAMENGFSHPKQLGLTFIPSPFAVETSYEPGELDIQVQVNEPVIEGNINKPMMQYTPGSVETSLAQHPNLTIEVVNTKI
- the fliW gene encoding flagellar assembly protein FliW, which translates into the protein MKITSAYLGEIEIDTSKIITFPSGIPGFSEARQFVLLEFPDNHIFHILQSVDDASLAFIITDPYYFYQDYTFELEPSAIERLHIEDRNDVAIYTIVTVNKPFTDSTINLKAPIVIHVKENLAKQVVLQQDDYSSRASINQPSHEKEGK
- the csrA gene encoding carbon storage regulator CsrA, translated to MLVLSRKRNEAIQIGEDIEVEVIAIEGDQVKLGIRAPKSVDIYRQEIYVDVKNQNNQAAQIDQNLLDFLKGKEL
- the flaG gene encoding flagellar protein FlaG → MVVNKTGVPNTSFIPHSINTVTSSAAFESDTKGKDTAMKEENRAVSRAQVEQVIEKMNDFLKPVRRNIKFEMHEKLEKYYVTVVDADKEEVIREIPPKKMLDMYAEMADFMGLLVNKRI
- the fliD gene encoding flagellar filament capping protein FliD; protein product: MRIGGLASGIDTDSMVKDLMDAERIPLDKLHQDRTKLEWKRDAFRDVNKLLADFDRNKIFDMKMSDTFNSKIISSTQEDAVIATGSAGADSGTYRIEVGELATSAINVGEPEEGFDPEEPLNLDGPITFRTYGKDASYGEEDGEGRFFKEHRYEMEEGDTLSDVIRRINDDADAPVRMTYDQNSDTAILEATRTGVYNEDGAEVDFSMDDSGLFTALGLNVEDEEGAQNAEFTYNGAYTVESQDNHYELNGVTFQFLNETNGEASLNVTSDIDHTVEKITAFVESYNEIVDEINGSQREEVFRDYPPLTDEQKSDMSEREIELWEEQAKSGMLRGEASLSNGLTSMRSSWYGTVQNEGAFTSLTEVGIETSADYMNGGKLVIDEESLREALAEDAESVQKLFVNNEEGEGRGLINRLEDSVESTISQINQRAGTENNMTLDGYAIGKRMEDINSRIENFERRLESVEARYWKQFSEMERAISNMNQQSSMLMSNFSSGMEQ
- the fliS gene encoding flagellar export chaperone FliS encodes the protein MSSNKAYQAYQNNAVNTASGGELTLMLYNGCIKFIKQAMKDLDNKDFAAKNTNIQKAQKIINELIVTLDMEMEISQQILPLYDYIHNLLKEANIKNDIEKLEEALGYTEEFRDVWKQVILKDRQQKYKQGASI
- a CDS encoding flagellar protein FliT, with amino-acid sequence MNRIRPIHQITESMQQLLLRDITSHNREEVIGVLQKKIEKRGKLLETIAPPYTEEEEKLGTTVVQMNQHIEQQMEQLFTALKNEMKQVQQQKKSTTSYVNPYKNVQNTDGMFLDKKK
- the hpf gene encoding ribosome hibernation-promoting factor, HPF/YfiA family, with amino-acid sequence MKFNIRGENIEVTNAIREYVEKKISKLERYFDTPPTSDVHVNLSVYNDEQRIEVTIPMTNLLLRAEVQHIDLYAAVDLAVDKLERQIRKHKTKINRKFRQNGAPKHAFAELEREAKQAAEEPENQIELVRTKRFNLKPMDSEEAILQMDMLGHSFFVFTNDDSGETNVVYKRRDGKYGLIEPHV
- the secA gene encoding preprotein translocase subunit SecA, which gives rise to MAGLLTKIFGDGNQKLVKRIEKQVDKIEALEPEVEKLSDKDLQHKTEEFKERIANGEELDDLLTEAYAVVREASKRVLGMRPFRTQLIGAIALHNGNIAEMKTGEGKTLASTMPAYLNALSGEGVHIITVNDYLADRDAKVNGELFGFLGLTVGLNHNGLPKEEKRLAYQADITYGTNNEFGFDYLRDNMVLYKEQMVQRSLNYGIIDEVDSILIDEARTPLIISGSAKKSASLYQQADRFVRTLQKESDYTFDEKTKAVQLTEQGIDKAEKFFQIENLFDLSHVSLTHHVNQALKAHVSMHSDTDYMVEEGEVIIIDQFTGRKMKGRRYSDGLHQAIEAKEGLQIQNESMTLASITFQNYFRMYNKLSGMTGTAKTEEEEFRSIYNMDVIAIPTNEPIQRDDKADQIYKTMDGKFKSVVSNIKERHEAGQPVLVGTVAVETSELISQMLKRAGVKHEVLNAKNHFREAEIIENAGQRGSVTIATNMAGRGTDIKLGDGVKELGGLAVIGTERHESRRIDNQLRGRSGRQGDPGISQFFLSMEDELMRRFGSDNLRTMMERLGMDDTQPIESKMVSRAVESAQKRVEGNNYDARKTILSYDDVLREQREIIYKQRFEVIDSETNLREIITNMLQSTVERIVHTHTQDNDEDKWNLDAIIEYVEGNLLEQGDMPKDELKDKEPAEITEIIMEKVNRRYDAKEAELTPEQFVEFEKVILLRTVDTKWMDHIDQMDQLRQGIHLRAYGQNDPLREYQMEGFNMFEEMIASIEEEVSRYVMKAQIQDNLQRQEVVKNTQAVSGGGESKKKSRKPVVKNNEVGRNDPCPCGSGKKYKNCHGK